aagctgaagcagaaactccaatactttggccacctgatggaaagaactgactcactggaaaagaccctaatgctgggaaagattgaaggcaggaggagaaggggatgacagaggatgagatggttggatggcatcactgactcgatggacgtgagtttgagcaagctccgggaattggtgatggacagggaagctttgcatgctgcagtccatggggttgcagagtcagacacgactgagtgactgaactgaactgattccttaaTTTCATGGGCAGAGACTTCAAAACTTTAGGTCCAGAACAGACATCTGCAAACTCTGTACGTTAGGGAGAGTGGAACAGGCATAACTGCctcttgtgtttttcatttctgagGGGCCAGTATGCATGCAGCAGCCTGGACCAGCAGCCTGAAGCAGATGAGGGATCAATCTCCTTCCCAGGACTGTGGGATCACTCTCCcagggtattaaaaaaaaaaaaaaaagctggaaaagCCCCCAACTATTCACTTAACTAGGTCCTAGCCCTTGAAAGATCATGCAACTACTTTCTATTGAGTAGCTTTTTCCTTTAAACACGGGATCTCTAAAAGATTATTTATTAATCTCTTCAAAAGAGGATTTTATCAAttcaaataaggaaaacaatattttttgaaTGTGAAAGCAATACCTGTTGGCTGTAGAAAATTGGGACAAACACAAGAAggtaaaaaacacaaataataccATCAGCCAAATAATCACTCTTAGTATTATGGGTTAGCTCCCTTTACCCCTCTGAccttatttttaaacagaaaaacagaattattatgtgtgtgtttgtgtgtgtgtgtctgtgtgtgtgtgtactcatgAGTTTGTTGTTTGCTGCTTTTCTCACGTACTATtaccataaatattttttcacactAGCATTCTCCTATCacattatctttttaattaatgatttatttttggctgtgctatagATCTttgtggctttctctagtttcgacAAACAGGTGCTACTCTTCATTGCGAGGCACAGCCTTCTCGTTACAGCGGCTTCtcgtgttgtggagcacaggctgtagggcatgcgggcttcagtacttgcagcatgcaggctcgggagttgtggtgcatgggcgtagttgccccacggcatgtggaaccttcctggaccagggactgtatctgtgtctcctgcattggcaggtggagtcttatctgttgtactaccagggaagtcctacatcaTCTTTTAATAACAGGATGCATTGTAATGTCACGTCCCATTGGGTTTGGGGTGTTGTTTTGTATGACACTCATCTTTTACACACGTCTTCAGTTGTTCCCCAGGTAGGGTTCCTTTCCATGTCTGTGCCCTGGACCCTCTGGCTGTCTGGCGAACCTTGGACCTCTTCTCAGAACAATGTTTTTTAATGTGTAAAGTATAATACATGAGAAATATAATTAGCAAACTAATTATATTGAAATACTatcaagaaactaaaaagaaaaaatttgtgATGTTTGCTTATACATACACTGAAGAACAATGTTAGAGAGTAGATACAGTATCTTCAATAACAACTATAATTACAAGTACTGATCAACATTATTTCAAGCTGTTTGcaacaaatgtcatatgatatgaAAAGATCTGGGATTTATTTTGGGCCAAGGTGACAGGTACAGCGTGGTTTGTTGCCTACATTCATCAACAAAGGAAATATTATATTTCACTTGGACGTTAGTGAAAACAAAAGTGTACCTTTTTTCTCATCCCAGTTCTTGTTTCCCATCAGAGTCAAAGACATGACTACTGATTTCTACCCATGGAAACTTGGGGATCCAGAGAGCCCAGGTGAAAATTCCCACCTTGGGGGAAAACTCCCAAGAGTGGCTCAGTTCATCTTTTGCCCCAGcagttttttttaagtctttattgaagttgttgcaatattgtttctgtgtttttatgttttggttttctggccatgaggcatacaggatcctagctccccaggcagggactgaacccacactccctgcgctggaaggcaaagtcttaactggGAAAGTTCCTGGCCTGGCAGGCGGTTTTGAAACTTTTGATATTAATAACAATGGCCTTATGACCCCAGGAACTActacttttgatttcttctttatgcCAATGGCTTCAGAGTAAAGTCAGTGAGAGTGCCTGTCAGTGATAGAAATTCAGCCAGTGTTAagggttgaattgtgtctccccCAGACCCCCgactcccaccctcccccaaaaGGATAATTGAGGCCCTAATcgcagtacctcagaatgtgacttgtTTGGAAATACGATGGTTGCAGGTGTAATTGTAATTAAGAAGAGGGCCTACTGGAGAAGGGTGAGCCCTCAggcagtatgactggtgtcctcacTAGAACacggccatgtgaagacacagggacaCAGGGAAGTCACACAATGACAGAGACTGGAATTATGCACCAAAGATCACCAAGGATTAACAGCAAACCCCAGGAGGTGGGCTCcccaggtagctcagaggtaaagaatctgcctaccaatgcaggagacacaagagacttgggtttgatccctgggtcaggaagatcccctggagaaggaaatggcaacccactccagtattcttgcctgacgaatcccatggatggaggagcctgacgggctgtagtccttaggattgcaaagagttggatattacTAAGCACACTCATGcgcgtgtgcacatgtgtgcacgcacacacacacacaccaggaggtGAGGAAGAGCAAGGAGTGATTCTCTCCCAAGGTTTCAGAGGGTACATGATCCTGCTAATACCTTGAAAgaggacttctagcttccagaactatgagacaataaatttctgctgtCTTATCCCACCCGGTTTGTGGTACCCGTGCAGCAGCCTTAGGAAACCAGTACAATGGCTTTCCTGGCCTGGGGTTCTGAAACAATGGGGTTGGGGTGGGCATGGTTCTGTGCCCATGTTGGGGATTGCCACACCATGACCCAAGGTGACTGATGGGGGCCGACTCATTAGAGGGCTGGGCTAGAGCTTCAGCCACAATGTTACCAAGCACACAATGTtaccctggggtcaggaagagatgGTCCCACCCATCAGGGTCAACGGAACCTGCAGAAAATCTACAGAAAGCTTCAGAAGGTTGAGCagtatttcctctttattctcaCACGATGATAAAAGGCCTTTATCAAGAATGACATATTATTGCCCAACGGTCAGGATGCAGGTGGCAGTGAAAAGGATTCTTAGGAAATTTCCCCTATGTCTGTCGGGTGTGTGAAGCACTCTCGTGTGAGGACAGGAAGCTTCTGATCCCCCGGTAATATTCGCCTCTCCTTAGGAAGCTCTCCACTCCTACCCTTCCATGTCCTTTCCTCCAGACAGCGGCTCTAGATAAATCTTCCCACTGCACCAAACACTTGGCCTCTGAGTACAGCCACACGTCATCAGGGGCCTGGGGTCCTCCATCAAGGCTCGGCTGAGGGTAGGACACCGCGCACCTGAAAGAGAAACCAGCCCCACACATCGAAGGCAGGTGGTCCAGCGAAGCAGAGGGGCTACTGCAAACATCCTGCCCGCTTTAAAAACAGCAGGCCAGGAAAGAAAGTCCCTTCTTACCTGGAATAGAGAAATCCGGATATTTTGGCAGCAGCCCTTCATGCAACAAAACTTTTGGAGGAGGAGTAGGAGGAGGTGGTGTGGACTTAACTCCATATATTCTAAAGTAAGAACAAAAGTCATAGTTATTCCTTTTACtgataaaaataagtataatctATGCAGGTCCCATATGAGCACAGTATATTCATTTCTGATCCTGACAATTTACCTTCAAGGATCATCATCTCCATCTTACAGAACAGAAAACTGAGGCCACAAGAGCCCCACTCCCAGCAGTGTCCTACCATCCTTTCTTCAGCAACCTTGAGCCTCAGGTCGCTGCcaggacgggggtggggggccctgTTGGTTTTTACTCCCAGCCTCTCGCTGCAAACCAGCAAAGGCCAGAAGCAGGGTTCCTGGAGCTTGTTGGGTGCAAGTGGGGAGCTGGGGGGCAGGATGTGGCTTCCTACTTGGAAGGTCCCGCAATTATAAACATGGCCGCCTTGCAAAAACAAatcagacacacaaaaaaatcagtcCTAGCTTTGGGCTGGGGGCATCTAGAAACCCTGATCGGCTCTTCCCCTGGTTCTGGCTTTCTGCAGTTACCACCCTAGCCAGACTTACTTCTCATATGGTTTCAGGTGTGCTTGTTTGGCCCGCTCCATGAGGTCCAGGAAGTCCCTGTAGCAGTTTCTGGCCATGACGGTGTACCGCGTGGAGCAGCCTAATTCAGTGACCCTGGCTCTCGGCAGGTAGCCTGCCCAGCCGGGGATAGGGGGCTCATGGAGAGGTTTCTTTATATTCTTGCATTCTGTGAAAAAGATGTCATGCTTCCTTGAGGGCTTTGAGAAGCCATCCAGTGGGCGGCACTCCCAAGCCAATCAGCATCCCAACAATCAGCCCTGGGGAGAGCCCTAGGCCCTGAGATGTGATGAGGACAGCTACCACTGGTTGGTTTATTCTGTGTGTCTGCGTTTGGTGGGGATTTACATAGGCTCTCTCTCTCATCTCATTGTCTTATAAACTCTAAGAAGTCGGTGCTATTATCACCAACACTTCCGTGGAGCAGGACATTGAGAcctcagagaggtgaagagaaTCTTGGCCGAGTCACAGAGCAAGGGAGTGACAGGGCCAGGATTTAGACCCGCGTTTCTCTGATTCCCGTTATTGCTCTTAAACGTATCCCACTCTTTTCTcagactaacaacaacaacacaaaagctTCAGGCATTTGATGCTCCTTGATGATTTAACTAAGAGAATCAAGAGAAGCATGTAGGTCAGGAAAAAGCACATCACAACTAGCTCTGGCCGCCTGGTGGGCTGACCTTCTGCAATTTTACATTTGTGAGATGAAAGATAACTGCctgccctctgtctcctccagTTGCTGTAAGAATTGAATTAGACCAGAGAGTCCCAGAACCTCAGAGTTGGAAGGCACCCTAGGGAGTGTCTAGTCCATCCTTCCCTGCCTTAGATGAAGGAACTGTAGCCCAGAGATGGGAAGTCACCTGCCCTACGTCACACAGCAAAGAGTCACAGAGCTGGGCTAAAGCCCAAACTCTTAGGCTGGTGCTTCTTATAAATGGCTGGGAAATTTCCAAAGCATGACAAACATGTGAGTTACCATGTATTGAAAAGTCCCCAgttacagtaataataataaaggtaatcagtcctttACTTTTCCTGTTGGGTGTTAGACCTTAAAAACCAGCTAGGATAAATCACTGTTTTGATGATTAACATTATACAGTCATATCATCAGCTGTTTTTTTCCACTATTATTATGGTTGTTATTCAGTGCAAAACCCCTTCCTGCCCAGCTAGCACCTGGAGGAGCTGGGTTCAAACCCCAAGTCTGACCTCAGACAAGGGACACTATGCTCAAGTGGGAATAATAGTATCGACTTCATATGGCTGTCATGGGTGGTTAATGAAATAACGATGCTGGGCACAGAGAAAGCAACTAAAAAGCCATAACTACTGAgaccacaggggcttcccaggtggcggtagtggtagagaacccgcctgccaatacaggagacatgagagatgtggattcaatccctggatcaggaagatcccctggaggagggcgtggtgatgcgctccagtattttttgcctggagaatcccatggacagaggagcctggtgggctacagtccctagggtcagagttggacacgactgaagcgacttagcacacatgcacactgagaCCACAGCTGCTCTCTGAACCTCCGTGATGACCACCCAGGGAGCTGAGTACCAGAACCCTCTTCTCCAgctgtctccctctccccctggatatgtttctttctccttttaagcAACTGAGCCTCTCCACTTTGCATAGACGCCTGGGGATCTGGAACGGTACTCTTGGTGGCTGCTCAGTGAGCCAGTCAGGCCCTGCAATGGGGCCCAGGGTGAAGGGGGGGCCAGTGTCCAGAAGCCAGTACCCAGACTTAAGGGATGGTACTGCCGGTAATACTGGTGCAGTGTCCGCAGGACTGTCCCTTCCGAGCGGACAGGTTTCAGTTTTGGGGCAGTGGCCACAGAGCAGTGGAATTCCTCCAGCTGGTCTTTATACCGCCGTGTGTTCTCCTGGAAGATTTTCAGACAGTTGGCCATGTTGTCCTCGCTGGAGGTGCCCTGGCAGCTCAGGTAGGGCACGAAGCCTGCAAGAGTCGAGGAGGGAATCACAACCTTCGGCAAGAGATTCAGATCCTGCCCAAACCCCCAGAATCTCTGCCCAGCCCTGGCCATTTCTTCCTTGGCCGACAACGCTGCATTTCCTCAAAGGCCATGAATACAAGCCATGCTATTATTTCCACTGTGGCTGGGTCCTCCCAAGGCCACAAAAAATGACCTTGGAGCGGGGAGGGAAAGCCCGTTTCCACAAAGGCGATGACAGTAATGTTCTTTGATAGCAAAGCCCCCGATGTCAGCCCGAATGGCAAATGGGGAAAGCATTTAATGGGCCAAAATGATAGTCTGAGGAGTAATTgaaattattcatctttttaaagagaaagctTATTTTCCTTGACACTTTCCAAATGCAATTTGGGATCTTTCTTGTCGGACCATCAGAAAATTGCGGGCTTATTAAAAGCTGAGACCTATTACACAAAAAGGTAAATTCATTATCTGTGAGACCCACCCTGAGCACAATTTTTCAGCATTTCCCACAAAATAACATATAATCGTTACAATTAGTATGGGTAAAACACAACTATTTATTTAAACTGGATGCTGAATCCTAAGTACTATAATGTTGTCATAATAaggccatttttaaaaagaacaaagaatgaaaaaaaaactggttAAGGCTTAGCTTTaaattgcaaataaataaataaatatataagtctCATTATTGAAGCTcaacatttttgcttttatccCCAGGTAAGAAAAGCTGGCCTCAGAGTTGAAGGCAGTAACCCTCACCCTCTGCACTGGCAAGAAATCTCCTCTGGAGGACTCGAATTATTAGACTGTTCTTGACAGTGCTGGAAGCCTTCCATTCACTAGCCAGGCTCCCAGTTGGACTTGGGAGATTAAAAGACATGTTGGacaattaaaagacaattaaaagATACACTAACAACATGGAGGAGACCCTAGACACCCAGGGACCTCATCACAGTGGTTCTTCTTCATCAGGGTCTACTCTGATCTGCATAGATTTTACCtgattgtgtatatgtatgcacacacacacacacacacacacagaaatacaaacaacctttattattatttttttttacaaacaacCTTTATTGAGTCTTGCTAAAGGCCAAGATATTTCAAATGTATGTCAGCTCCTTTAGTGAAATTGAGAATGTGAAAGATTGTTTCAcataatattttggccacttgatgcgaagatctaactcatttgaaaagaccctgatgctaggaaagattgaaggcaggaggagaaggggatgacagaggatgagatggttagatggcatcatcgactcaatggacgtgagtttgggtaaactctgggagttggtgatggacagggaggcttggcgtgctgtggttcatggggtctcaaagaatcggacacgactgagcgactgaactgaactgaactttttataaggaaagctatgacaaacgtagacagcatattaaaaagcagaggcatcactttgccgacaaaggtctgtatagtcaaagctatggttttcccagtagtcacatatggatgtgagagctggattgtaaagaagactgagtgccgaagaattgatgcttttgagctaaggtgctggagaaaactattgagagtcccttggactgcaaggagatcaaaccagtcaatcttaaaggaattttgaaggactgatgctgaaactccaataatttgaccacctgattcgaagagccaactcattagaaaagatcctgatgctgggaaagaatgaaggcaaaaggataagggggtgacacaggatgagatagttggatggcatctcccactcaatggacatgaatttgagccagctccgggagatggtgaaggacagggaagcctagcgtgctgcagtccatggggtcgcaaagagttggacaccacttagtggctgaacaacaacaaagctcctTCAATCTTCACAATAGTCTTATGAGGAACCTATCCCTACCCCATATAGTGGGCTGAATCAATAGATCTACCCAAGTCCTAACCCCTGAAACCTATGAAGGTGAACCTATCAggaaatagagtctttgcagGTGTAATTAAGGTTTCAGAAATGAGATCATCTTAGATTGAGGATGGACTCCCAAATCCAATGGCTAGCTTCCTTCTAAAAGAAAGGAGAGGGTGATCTGAGAAACAAAGACACAGAGACACTGAGCCGATGGCCACAAGAAAAGTCACGAGAAGATgggggcagagactggagtgatgctgcCATAAGACAAGGAACACCAGGGCCCATCAAAGAGTGTGGTCCTGCCCATACCTCATTTCAgactcctggcctccagaactgtaaaagaataaatatctgCTGTTTTATACAAcagccctagaaaactaaaaCAACCATTTTATAGAAATTTCTCCTTACCATACAGAGGTAAGTAACCTACTTACAATCACATAGATAATGGCCAGGAAGAGATTGGAATCCCAGTTTATTAAAATCCAAAGCTTATTCTCTTAACCAACCAGTAGGACCAAGGTGAGCGTGGGCAACCTTGGAATACTCTCCATGAATCTCACCTCCTGAGACTACCTGTATGTGAGAGCAGAGGGCTTCTGGGGAGCACTAGGCTCGACACCCACCGTGATGTGATTTAGTAAATTTTCAGTAGCCCAGAAGGCTGAGAAGGAGAAGCCTTCGGATAGAGTAACTAGTTCTGCTGACTTGCCAAGGGCTGAGGGGTTTCCTGGGATGCAGGACTTTCAGGGCTAAAACTGTGACCGTTCCCAATAAACCAGAGTAATTGGCCACCTCCCTCTAAGGGACACAGGAAGAAATGGGACCATAAGGACAGCCCTAGGGTTTGAGAATAGCACAACTTGGAAAGAAGAGcagagcctcagtttactcatctgtgtCTACCCGGGTCCAATGCATGTAAGAGACATGAGATAAGTGTTTCCTGGATACCAGACCATGTCCTGGgagatttgaaagtgaaagtgaaagttgctcagtcatgtccgactctttgcgaccccatggaacagtccatggaattctccctaGATTATATTTCTCCACTTATCAGAACACAGTGATCTGCCATTTTCAACAATGGAGCACTTTCAACAGGTCTCTTAAACGCTAAAGTGCCTGTACTGGTCCATTAAACTGGTCAGACATGGATAACGGGGCaaggaagagacagaaatggTCCCCCTGCTGGGCCTGTCACCACTTACCACTGTAGCCTGGTGTGATCGGCATCTGTCTCATGAAGGTCTTGGAAGACTCCATGATTTTGCTCTGTTAATGAAGGGAAGAGGGAATGAAATCATCTCATCAGAAGTCCCTTCCTAGAGAACTCATTGCACATGTGCCAGAGCCCTTGGGAGTAAGACTAACCTTGCCAGGGAATTGGGACAGAGAAAAAGCACTGGCATTAGCCAAGGATGCCACTAAACATTCATTGTGCAGGACATAATGAAGAATTAGAGTAAGCTGTGGCTGGAGTAAGCTGTGGCTGATCGCTCTTGCCATCAGAAGTCTCTAAAGTTGGCATGGAGTCCAAGCTGCGGTTGCGGAGGGCAGCAGGGTGGGGTACCACACAGCATCAGTTTACATGGATGCTGTCTCCAGGGCCAGACCCCTTCCTCCTTCCAGGATGGCCTGTGCTTGCCTTAATACAGGCCAGGTCCTGCATCTGGCATCTACCCTGCCCAGCCAGTTAATCTCAGAAATGATGCCTTCGTGGCCAGGACAAATGGCCTCAGGGGTAGAAGAGAGGGTCTCCATCAGGGTATACTCAGCAGTGATGGGAATTTTAATAGTTCAGACATTCACTTGCCACCACACAGCTGAAGACAGGACTGCattcctgccatttccttctccagggatcttccccagccagggatcgaaccctggtctccagcactgcaggcagattctttaccatctgagccactaaggaaagCCTTGTTAAATCCTCACTGCTGCCCTAAGGGTTAATTTCTATTTCAGTCCCGGTTTTACAGATGGTAAAAGCAcaaagaggttaagaaacttgtttGAAGATTTCTGCGTCCAAGGAGGTCAGACGGTCTAAACTCTGGGCGTaggattggtggtggtggtggtggtttagttgcttgcggactatagcctgccaggctcctctgtccacgggatttcctaggcaagaatactggagtgggttgccatttccttctccaggggatcttcccgacccagggatccaacccacgtttCCAGcgtggtaggcagattcttcaccgctgagccacctgagaagcccggtGGGGACAGGAGTGCGTGCGCGTGGTTGGGGATACGGCGGCGATCTGCGCAGGTGGGTGATGGGCTGCTCACCACTACTGGAGgcctgcctggaggaggcagaagggaagAGGCTAGGGAGGAGCTACGCTGGGGGTGGGGCCGGAAAACCAATCAGAAAGCGCGGACACCCCGCTTCCCCACCCTTGCCCCACTCCAGGGTCCTCACCTGGGCCGGCCTGGATCACAGCCCCACGGGGCCTCCTACCCACTCCTGGCCTTCGCCGGAGCACCCGGCCTCCCGGCCTTTGTGCGCTCACCCCAATCGCGGGActaagggaggagaaagggggcgGAGTCGCACCCccagcctgcccctcccccttcctcagGTTTCTGCCTCTCGACTGGAAGCCCCCCCAGGAGTCAGAGGAGACTCGCTCAGCGTCCGCTCTTGGGGTAAAatccagggattttcccagcaaggatTTTGCCTCCGAAGCTGTTCTCTGTTCAGGGTACGTGGTCTCCCGCAGGTGAAGCCGCTCTGGGTGTGGAAATTGGGCCGGGGAGTGCAGTAAGGAACCCGTCTTAAAGCCAGCTTTTCTTATGTGGACACTGGGGAGCCTGGGCTTGGGGGAGAGGATTGGTGGGAACAGG
The window above is part of the Bos javanicus breed banteng chromosome 26, ARS-OSU_banteng_1.0, whole genome shotgun sequence genome. Proteins encoded here:
- the SPMIP5 gene encoding sperm-associated microtubule inner protein 5 isoform X1 — its product is MARAISHSLLQPQLTLILHYVLHNECLVASLANASAFSLSQFPGKSKIMESSKTFMRQMPITPGYSGFVPYLSCQGTSSEDNMANCLKIFQENTRRYKDQLEEFHCSVATAPKLKPVRSEGTVLRTLHQYYRQYHPLSLECKNIKKPLHEPPIPGWAGYLPRARVTELGCSTRYTVMARNCYRDFLDLMERAKQAHLKPYEKIYGVKSTPPPPTPPPKVLLHEGLLPKYPDFSIPGARCPTLSRALMEDPRPLMTCGCTQRPSVWCSGKIYLEPLSGGKDMEG
- the SPMIP5 gene encoding sperm-associated microtubule inner protein 5 isoform X2; the encoded protein is MESSKTFMRQMPITPGYSGFVPYLSCQGTSSEDNMANCLKIFQENTRRYKDQLEEFHCSVATAPKLKPVRSEGTVLRTLHQYYRQYHPLSLECKNIKKPLHEPPIPGWAGYLPRARVTELGCSTRYTVMARNCYRDFLDLMERAKQAHLKPYEKIYGVKSTPPPPTPPPKVLLHEGLLPKYPDFSIPGARCPTLSRALMEDPRPLMTCGCTQRPSVWCSGKIYLEPLSGGKDMEG